In the Roseovarius indicus genome, CAGCCGCGCCAGCGTGGCGCTTTGTTCGACCCGCTCGGCGCGGGATTTTTCGACATTCGAGGCGAACCAGTTGAAATCACCACCCGCGCAGAAGCTCTTGCCCGCGCCGGTCAGGATCACGATGCGCACGCTGTCATCGGCGGCCAGCTTTTCGGCGGCATCGTACAGCTCAGCGATCAGCCCGCCGTTCAATGCGTTGTGCTTGTCAGGACGATTGAGCGTTACCGTGGCAACCCCGCGCGCGTCGGTTTCGACAAGGATGGTTTCATAGGTGGTCGTCATGGCATTGGTCTCACATTCTGAATACGGGCGTGTGGCGCCCGGCCTCGGGCACCGAAGAGATAATGGCCAGGCACAGGCCCAGGATATCGCGGGTCTGTCCGGGTTCGATCAGCCCGTCATCCCAAAGCCGCGAGGTGGCATAATAAGGATCGGACTGTTCGCCATACTGGGCGCGCACCTGCGCCTCGATCCGGGCCATGTCGGCCTGCATCTTGTCCGGATCGCCCCCCTTCTGGCGGCGCAGTTCCAGCATCACATTGGTGGCGATGTCGGCGGACATGGTGGCCAGTTCCGCGGTCGGCCAGGCAAAGAGGAAATTCGGCGCGAAACCGCGTCCGCACATGCCGTAGTTGCCCGCCCCGTAAGAGCCACCCAGCAGCACCGACAGGCGCGGCACCTTGGCCACCGACATGGCATAAACCAGCTTGGCGCTGTCCTTGGCGATGCCGCCGCGTTCGGCGTCGGTGCCAACCATGAAGCCCGAGATGTTGTGCAGGAACAAAAGCGGGATGTTGCGTTGATCGCACATCGACACGAATTGCGCGCCCTTCAGAGAACTTTCGGACAAAAGCGCGCCGTTGTTGGCCAGGATGCCAACGCGGTATCCATGGATGCACGCCGTGCCGCAGACCAGCGTTTCGCCCCAACCGGGTTTGAATTCGCGGAATTCTCCGGCGTCGATCATGCGCAGCAGAACCTCGCGCATGTCATAGGGTTCCTTGCGGTCAGCACTGATGACGCCAAGCAGCTCCTGGGGATCATGCGCGGGTGGCTGTGGCAGCTTGTCGGGCTGCATCGGGCGCGACTGGCCCAGCTCGGCCACGATGTCGCGCATCAGCGCCAGCGCGTGGTGCTCGTCATCAGCCAGATGGTCGGACACCCCCGAAACACGCGAATGCATCTCGGCCCCGCCCAGCGTTTCGCCATCGACCACTTCGTTGATCGCCACCTTGACGATCGACGGCCCGCCCAAATGGATGCGCGCGTTGCCGCGCACCATGATGACCTCGTCCGACAGGGCGGGAATATAGGCCCCGCCCGCCGTGCAGCCGCCGAACACGGCCGAGATCTGCGGCAGACCGCTGGCCGACATGTTGGTCTGGCGGTAAAAAGAATTGCCGAAATGCCGAGCATCGGGGAAGACCCTGTCCTGCTCTGGCAGATAGGCACCGCCGCAATCCACCAGATAGAGGCAGGGCAGCCGGTTCTCGGC is a window encoding:
- a CDS encoding acyl-CoA carboxylase subunit beta, which translates into the protein MARLETAVLTASETYTRNHAAQSERVETLRARIAEATAGGRPDMVARHRKRSKLLVRERIDLLVDPGTAFLELSSLAAYGQYGGEVPGAGIVTGIGIVHGLPCVVIANDATVKGGSFYHETVQKHIRAQEIAAENRLPCLYLVDCGGAYLPEQDRVFPDARHFGNSFYRQTNMSASGLPQISAVFGGCTAGGAYIPALSDEVIMVRGNARIHLGGPSIVKVAINEVVDGETLGGAEMHSRVSGVSDHLADDEHHALALMRDIVAELGQSRPMQPDKLPQPPAHDPQELLGVISADRKEPYDMREVLLRMIDAGEFREFKPGWGETLVCGTACIHGYRVGILANNGALLSESSLKGAQFVSMCDQRNIPLLFLHNISGFMVGTDAERGGIAKDSAKLVYAMSVAKVPRLSVLLGGSYGAGNYGMCGRGFAPNFLFAWPTAELATMSADIATNVMLELRRQKGGDPDKMQADMARIEAQVRAQYGEQSDPYYATSRLWDDGLIEPGQTRDILGLCLAIISSVPEAGRHTPVFRM